Genomic segment of Streptomyces zhihengii:
TGGTCGAGGAGGTCTTCGGGGTGCGCAGCCGGGTCATCGAGGACCCGGAGTCGGGCACCCCCCTGGTGGTGCCGTTCGCCCGCGCGCGGGCGCCCCGTCAGGCCGCCGCGCGCTGAGCGCGGCCCCGCCGGGTCACAGCAGGGAGCGCAGCCGCATCAGGTCGCGGAAGCCGGCCTCCAGGCGGACCCGGCCCGAGGCCCAGGCCCGGGCGAAGTTCAGCTCGCCGCCGACCATGGCCACCAGGTCGTCGCCGGTCATCGCGAGGCGGATCTCCGCCTTGTCGCGGGGCGGTCCTTCGTAGGTGTCGGTGACGTCGATCCGGCTCTGGTGGAGCCGGCCGGCGAAGGTGGTGTCCAGGTCGGTGACGTGGCAGCTCAGGGAGCGGTCCAGCGCCGTCGCCGAGCGGACGTCGCCGTCCGCCTTCGCCAGATTGCCGGAGAGGGTGTCGAGTGCGCTGCGGCACTCCTGCGTCGTGGCCATCGTGACCGACGGTACCGCAGGGCTTCGCGGTAGCGTCTGGGCATGAGTGACGAAGCGCTGCCGGGGCCGCCCGCCCGGACCGCGGCCGGGGCCGGGGACGGGACGGCGGCCCGCGAACCCGCCGGGCCGGCGCCGCTCGGCGTCGAGCGGGTGCCCACCCACCACCCGGAGGTCGACGCGCTGCTGGAGCGGCTCGCCGATGTGGACCACCTCGCCGCCGACGGCCACAGCGAGGTGTACGAGGATGTACACCGGGGCCTGCGGGACGCGCTGACCGCGCTCGACACCCGTCCGGGTCCGCGGCCCCCGCACCCGTCGCACGACCACAGGAGCTGAACCCACCGTGGCAGGAGTCGCCCGCCGCCGTCTCGACGCCGAACTGGTACGCCGCAAACTGGCGCGTTCGCGGGAGCACGCGGCCCAGCTCATCGCCGCGGGCCGCGTCACCGTCGGCGGCAACACCGCGACGAAGTCCGCCACCCAGGTCGAGACGAGCGCCGCGCTCGTGGTCTCGGCCGACGACAGCGACCCCGACTACGTCTCGCGCGGCGGCCACAAGCTGGCCGGCGCGCTGGCCGCCTTCGTGCCGCTGGGGCTGGAGGTCACGGGCCGCCGGGCGCTGGACGCGGGCGCCTCGACGGGCGGCTTCACCGATGTGCTGCTGCGCGCCGGCGCCGCCCACGTGGTCGCCGTCGACGTCGGCTACGGGCAGCTCGCCTGGTCGCTCCAGAGCGATGAACGCGTGACCGTCAAGGACCGTACCAATGTGCGGGAGATGACGTTGGAGACGATCGACGGGGTGCCGGTGGACCTGGTGGTGGGCGATCTGTCCTTCATCCCGCTCGGCCTGGTGCTGCCGGCGATGGTGCGCTGCTCGGCGCCCGGCGCGGACCTCGTGCTGATGGTGAAGCCGCAGTTCGAGGTGGGCAGGGAACGCCTCGGCAGCGGCGGTGTCGTCCGCAGCCCCGAGCTGCGGGCCGACGCCGTGAGGGCGGTCGCGGGCCGGGCCGCCGAGCTGGGCCTGGGGGTCCGGGGGGTCACCGCCAGCCCGCTGCCGGGCCCCTCGGGCAACGTCGAATACTTTCTGTGGCTCCGGGCGGGTGCGCCCGGACTCGACCCCGCGGACGTCGACCGCGCAGTGGCGGAGGGACCTCGTTGACCGAGACAGCAGCAACCACAGCAACGACCACGACGAAAGCGGCGCGCACGGTCTTCCTGCTCGCCCACACCGGACGCCCCGCGGCGATCCGCAGCGCCGAACGCGTCGTCCAGGGGCTGCTGCGCAGCGGCCTCGGCGTGCGCGTGCTGGAGGCCGAGGCGGCCGACCTGCCGCTGCCGGCCGCCGTCGAGACCGTGCCCGACGGGGCGCCGGACGTGCTCGACGGCTGCGAGCTGCTGATCGTGCTCGGCGGCGACGGGACGCTGCTGCGCGGCGCCGAGTTCTCCCGCGCCTCCGGTGTGCCGATGCTCGGCGTCAACCTGGGCCGGGTGGGCTTCCTCGCCGAGGCGGAGCGGGACGACCTCGACAAGGTCGTCGACCGGGTCGTCAGCCGTGCCTACGAGGTCGAGGAGCGGATGACCCTCGACGTGGTCGTGCACAGCAACGGCGACATCGTGCACCGCGACTGGGCGCTGAACGAGGCCGCCGTCCAGAAGGTGTCGCCGGAGCGCATCCTGGAGGTCGTGCTGGAGATCGACGGCCGCCCGGTGACCGCGTTCGGCTGCGACGGCATCGTCTGCGCGACACCGACCGGTTCGACGGCGTACGCCTTCTCCGCCGGGGGACCGGTGGTGTGGCCCGAGGTGGAG
This window contains:
- a CDS encoding SCP2 sterol-binding domain-containing protein is translated as MATTQECRSALDTLSGNLAKADGDVRSATALDRSLSCHVTDLDTTFAGRLHQSRIDVTDTYEGPPRDKAEIRLAMTGDDLVAMVGGELNFARAWASGRVRLEAGFRDLMRLRSLL
- a CDS encoding TlyA family RNA methyltransferase; amino-acid sequence: MAGVARRRLDAELVRRKLARSREHAAQLIAAGRVTVGGNTATKSATQVETSAALVVSADDSDPDYVSRGGHKLAGALAAFVPLGLEVTGRRALDAGASTGGFTDVLLRAGAAHVVAVDVGYGQLAWSLQSDERVTVKDRTNVREMTLETIDGVPVDLVVGDLSFIPLGLVLPAMVRCSAPGADLVLMVKPQFEVGRERLGSGGVVRSPELRADAVRAVAGRAAELGLGVRGVTASPLPGPSGNVEYFLWLRAGAPGLDPADVDRAVAEGPR
- a CDS encoding NAD kinase; the encoded protein is MTETAATTATTTTKAARTVFLLAHTGRPAAIRSAERVVQGLLRSGLGVRVLEAEAADLPLPAAVETVPDGAPDVLDGCELLIVLGGDGTLLRGAEFSRASGVPMLGVNLGRVGFLAEAERDDLDKVVDRVVSRAYEVEERMTLDVVVHSNGDIVHRDWALNEAAVQKVSPERILEVVLEIDGRPVTAFGCDGIVCATPTGSTAYAFSAGGPVVWPEVEALLMVPISAHALFAKPLVTSPTSTLAVEVQPHTPHGVLWCDGRRTVELPSGARVVVRRGAVPVRLARLHHASFTDRLVAKFALPVSGWRGAPH